A single window of Salvia splendens isolate huo1 chromosome 8, SspV2, whole genome shotgun sequence DNA harbors:
- the LOC121743456 gene encoding putative cyclin-D6-1 isoform X3 has translation MEFDLENPLPHSNDIFSSLFHVEIDHMPSKSYIQTLISSSSYLSVRRQISSSIFHISRHSDPFLPYLAVNYMDRFLSAHPIPQDKKPWIFRLVAVSCISLALKMMKTEYSVFDLDDGGLVFDSLTIERMEMLILGALKWRMRSVSPFSFLGYFVSFFDSGDDESVQALKNRGTQIILKSQSDIKLLEFKPSIVSASALLLASREFSPTQFEPFRDAICSCIYAIKEELQHCYDVMAEAEAEAGCEVPSTFASESLTPPNVLDFSCSISETDSNQMSEGVIENSATNKSTQLSQGEISD, from the exons ATGGAGTTTGATCTTGAGAATCCATTGCCACATTCAAATGACATCTTCTCCTCATTATTCCACGTAGAGATTGATCACATGCCTTCCAAGAGCTACATCCAAACCTTAATCTCATCGAGCTCGTATCTCTCCGTCCGCCGCCAAATCTCCTCCTCGATCTTCCATATCTCCCGTCATTCCGATCCCTTCCTCCCCTACCTAGCCGTTAACTACATGGATCGCTTCCTCTCCGCCCACCCCATTCCG CAGGATAAGAAGCCATGGATCTTCAGATTAGTTGCGGTTTCCTGCATTTCATTAGCACTCAAAATGATGAAAACAGAGTACTCTGTTTTCGATCTC GATGATGGAGGTTTGGTGTTCGATTCTCTTACAATCGAGAGAATGGAGATGCTGATCCTCGGAGCTCTGAAATGGCGGATGCGTTCCGTCAGTCCCTTTTCGTTTCTCGGTTACTTCGTCTCGTTTTTCGACTCCGGCGACGATGAATCCGTTCAGGCTTTGAAAAACAGGGGAACTCAGATTATTTTGAAATCTCAGAGTG ATATCAAATTACTCGAGTTCAAGCCGTCGATCGTCTCCGCCTCGGCCCTTCTCTTGGCATCTCGCGAGTTTTCCCCTACACAGTTTGAACCGTTCCGAGATGCCATATGCAGTTGCATTTATGCGATTAAG GAGGAATTGCAGCATTGTTATGATGTGatggcggaggcggaggcggaggccgGGTGTGAGGTGCCCTCAACGTTCGCGTCGGAGTCATTAACGCCGCCCAATGTGCTCGACTTCAGCTGCTCCATCTCAGAGACAGATAGCAATCAAATGAGTGAGGGAGTGATTGAGAATTCCGCCACTAATAAATCGACTCAGCTTTCTCAGGGGGAAATCAGTGACTAG
- the LOC121743456 gene encoding putative cyclin-D6-1 isoform X1 has translation MEFDLENPLPHSNDIFSSLFHVEIDHMPSKSYIQTLISSSSYLSVRRQISSSIFHISRHSDPFLPYLAVNYMDRFLSAHPIPQDKKPWIFRLVAVSCISLALKMMKTEYSVFDLVDDGGLVFDSLTIERMEMLILGALKWRMRSVSPFSFLGYFVSFFDSGDDESVQALKNRGTQIILKSQSDIKLLEFKPSIVSASALLLASREFSPTQFEPFRDAICSCIYAIKEELQHCYDVMAEAEAEAGCEVPSTFASESLTPPNVLDFSCSISETDSNQMSEGVIENSATNKSTQLSQGEISD, from the exons ATGGAGTTTGATCTTGAGAATCCATTGCCACATTCAAATGACATCTTCTCCTCATTATTCCACGTAGAGATTGATCACATGCCTTCCAAGAGCTACATCCAAACCTTAATCTCATCGAGCTCGTATCTCTCCGTCCGCCGCCAAATCTCCTCCTCGATCTTCCATATCTCCCGTCATTCCGATCCCTTCCTCCCCTACCTAGCCGTTAACTACATGGATCGCTTCCTCTCCGCCCACCCCATTCCG CAGGATAAGAAGCCATGGATCTTCAGATTAGTTGCGGTTTCCTGCATTTCATTAGCACTCAAAATGATGAAAACAGAGTACTCTGTTTTCGATCTCGTG GATGATGGAGGTTTGGTGTTCGATTCTCTTACAATCGAGAGAATGGAGATGCTGATCCTCGGAGCTCTGAAATGGCGGATGCGTTCCGTCAGTCCCTTTTCGTTTCTCGGTTACTTCGTCTCGTTTTTCGACTCCGGCGACGATGAATCCGTTCAGGCTTTGAAAAACAGGGGAACTCAGATTATTTTGAAATCTCAGAGTG ATATCAAATTACTCGAGTTCAAGCCGTCGATCGTCTCCGCCTCGGCCCTTCTCTTGGCATCTCGCGAGTTTTCCCCTACACAGTTTGAACCGTTCCGAGATGCCATATGCAGTTGCATTTATGCGATTAAG GAGGAATTGCAGCATTGTTATGATGTGatggcggaggcggaggcggaggccgGGTGTGAGGTGCCCTCAACGTTCGCGTCGGAGTCATTAACGCCGCCCAATGTGCTCGACTTCAGCTGCTCCATCTCAGAGACAGATAGCAATCAAATGAGTGAGGGAGTGATTGAGAATTCCGCCACTAATAAATCGACTCAGCTTTCTCAGGGGGAAATCAGTGACTAG
- the LOC121743456 gene encoding putative cyclin-D6-1 isoform X4 has protein sequence MEFDLENPLPHSNDIFSSLFHVEIDHMPSKSYIQTLISSSSYLSVRRQISSSIFHISRHSDPFLPYLAVNYMDRFLSAHPIPDKKPWIFRLVAVSCISLALKMMKTEYSVFDLDDGGLVFDSLTIERMEMLILGALKWRMRSVSPFSFLGYFVSFFDSGDDESVQALKNRGTQIILKSQSDIKLLEFKPSIVSASALLLASREFSPTQFEPFRDAICSCIYAIKEELQHCYDVMAEAEAEAGCEVPSTFASESLTPPNVLDFSCSISETDSNQMSEGVIENSATNKSTQLSQGEISD, from the exons ATGGAGTTTGATCTTGAGAATCCATTGCCACATTCAAATGACATCTTCTCCTCATTATTCCACGTAGAGATTGATCACATGCCTTCCAAGAGCTACATCCAAACCTTAATCTCATCGAGCTCGTATCTCTCCGTCCGCCGCCAAATCTCCTCCTCGATCTTCCATATCTCCCGTCATTCCGATCCCTTCCTCCCCTACCTAGCCGTTAACTACATGGATCGCTTCCTCTCCGCCCACCCCATTCCG GATAAGAAGCCATGGATCTTCAGATTAGTTGCGGTTTCCTGCATTTCATTAGCACTCAAAATGATGAAAACAGAGTACTCTGTTTTCGATCTC GATGATGGAGGTTTGGTGTTCGATTCTCTTACAATCGAGAGAATGGAGATGCTGATCCTCGGAGCTCTGAAATGGCGGATGCGTTCCGTCAGTCCCTTTTCGTTTCTCGGTTACTTCGTCTCGTTTTTCGACTCCGGCGACGATGAATCCGTTCAGGCTTTGAAAAACAGGGGAACTCAGATTATTTTGAAATCTCAGAGTG ATATCAAATTACTCGAGTTCAAGCCGTCGATCGTCTCCGCCTCGGCCCTTCTCTTGGCATCTCGCGAGTTTTCCCCTACACAGTTTGAACCGTTCCGAGATGCCATATGCAGTTGCATTTATGCGATTAAG GAGGAATTGCAGCATTGTTATGATGTGatggcggaggcggaggcggaggccgGGTGTGAGGTGCCCTCAACGTTCGCGTCGGAGTCATTAACGCCGCCCAATGTGCTCGACTTCAGCTGCTCCATCTCAGAGACAGATAGCAATCAAATGAGTGAGGGAGTGATTGAGAATTCCGCCACTAATAAATCGACTCAGCTTTCTCAGGGGGAAATCAGTGACTAG
- the LOC121743456 gene encoding putative cyclin-D6-1 isoform X2 produces the protein MEFDLENPLPHSNDIFSSLFHVEIDHMPSKSYIQTLISSSSYLSVRRQISSSIFHISRHSDPFLPYLAVNYMDRFLSAHPIPDKKPWIFRLVAVSCISLALKMMKTEYSVFDLVDDGGLVFDSLTIERMEMLILGALKWRMRSVSPFSFLGYFVSFFDSGDDESVQALKNRGTQIILKSQSDIKLLEFKPSIVSASALLLASREFSPTQFEPFRDAICSCIYAIKEELQHCYDVMAEAEAEAGCEVPSTFASESLTPPNVLDFSCSISETDSNQMSEGVIENSATNKSTQLSQGEISD, from the exons ATGGAGTTTGATCTTGAGAATCCATTGCCACATTCAAATGACATCTTCTCCTCATTATTCCACGTAGAGATTGATCACATGCCTTCCAAGAGCTACATCCAAACCTTAATCTCATCGAGCTCGTATCTCTCCGTCCGCCGCCAAATCTCCTCCTCGATCTTCCATATCTCCCGTCATTCCGATCCCTTCCTCCCCTACCTAGCCGTTAACTACATGGATCGCTTCCTCTCCGCCCACCCCATTCCG GATAAGAAGCCATGGATCTTCAGATTAGTTGCGGTTTCCTGCATTTCATTAGCACTCAAAATGATGAAAACAGAGTACTCTGTTTTCGATCTCGTG GATGATGGAGGTTTGGTGTTCGATTCTCTTACAATCGAGAGAATGGAGATGCTGATCCTCGGAGCTCTGAAATGGCGGATGCGTTCCGTCAGTCCCTTTTCGTTTCTCGGTTACTTCGTCTCGTTTTTCGACTCCGGCGACGATGAATCCGTTCAGGCTTTGAAAAACAGGGGAACTCAGATTATTTTGAAATCTCAGAGTG ATATCAAATTACTCGAGTTCAAGCCGTCGATCGTCTCCGCCTCGGCCCTTCTCTTGGCATCTCGCGAGTTTTCCCCTACACAGTTTGAACCGTTCCGAGATGCCATATGCAGTTGCATTTATGCGATTAAG GAGGAATTGCAGCATTGTTATGATGTGatggcggaggcggaggcggaggccgGGTGTGAGGTGCCCTCAACGTTCGCGTCGGAGTCATTAACGCCGCCCAATGTGCTCGACTTCAGCTGCTCCATCTCAGAGACAGATAGCAATCAAATGAGTGAGGGAGTGATTGAGAATTCCGCCACTAATAAATCGACTCAGCTTTCTCAGGGGGAAATCAGTGACTAG